In one window of Streptomyces sp. NBC_01224 DNA:
- a CDS encoding amidohydrolase, which yields MTVTDEKSVAPEAVAVKDGRIVFVGNLSQAQAEWRGPDTRLHDLLPDQALLPGFIDAHGHVVGTGLQATIANLLAAPDGNVTNIASLQGKLREFAESAVGKRSDWIVGFGYDDSMLTEGKHPTRHDLDVVSTEKPVLAIHQSFHLGVVNSLGLERLQYTAMTPDPEGGVIRRRLERGTESGPVYGEPNGVLEETAFNPAADLAVAGMDPIDSGQFLPVGLLSAASFGFTTVQEGAASLEVLGLLRQVADAHPAGLPTDVVVYVKADQAMKSPDTVQASREYTKGLRAAGVKLVLDGSPQGRTAWLTEPYLTPPDGQDEDYRGYATLPDKDVLAQVRAGFANNWHVIAHVNGDAAIDQLLQCVRAATKEAGQDRRTTAIHCQTAREDQVEAFRELGIIPSFFSMHTYYWGDWYRKTVLGPERAVNISPARWAVDRGMAYTSHHDAPVALPNSIAILSSQVTRVTRTSGSVLGPDQCVSVLDAVKSITINAARQYFEEDTKGSIEVGKLADFVILSHNPLTIPEQKIKDITVVETIKEGRTVFPPPPARPEPAPVLHKAMSAAFAHHC from the coding sequence GTGACGGTTACCGACGAGAAGTCGGTGGCGCCCGAGGCGGTGGCAGTCAAGGACGGCCGGATCGTCTTCGTCGGCAACCTGTCCCAGGCGCAAGCCGAGTGGCGGGGGCCGGACACGCGGTTGCACGACCTGCTGCCGGACCAGGCCCTGCTGCCGGGCTTCATCGATGCGCACGGCCACGTGGTCGGCACCGGCCTGCAGGCCACGATCGCCAACCTCCTGGCCGCTCCCGACGGCAACGTCACCAACATCGCGTCCCTCCAGGGCAAGCTGCGCGAGTTCGCCGAAAGCGCGGTGGGGAAACGCTCGGACTGGATCGTCGGTTTCGGTTACGACGACTCCATGCTCACCGAGGGCAAGCACCCCACCCGCCACGACCTGGACGTGGTATCCACCGAGAAGCCTGTCCTGGCGATCCACCAGTCCTTCCATCTGGGAGTGGTCAACAGCCTGGGACTCGAACGGCTCCAGTACACCGCCATGACACCGGACCCGGAGGGCGGGGTGATCCGGCGGAGGCTGGAGCGCGGGACCGAATCCGGGCCCGTGTACGGGGAGCCGAACGGGGTGCTGGAGGAGACTGCGTTCAACCCCGCCGCCGACCTGGCCGTCGCCGGAATGGACCCCATCGACAGCGGGCAGTTCCTGCCCGTGGGCCTCCTGTCGGCGGCGAGTTTCGGCTTCACGACCGTGCAGGAGGGGGCAGCGAGCTTGGAGGTCCTGGGCCTCCTGCGGCAGGTCGCGGACGCCCACCCCGCCGGCCTGCCCACCGATGTGGTCGTCTACGTAAAGGCTGACCAGGCCATGAAATCCCCTGACACGGTCCAGGCGAGCCGGGAGTACACCAAGGGCCTGCGTGCGGCCGGGGTGAAGTTGGTCCTGGATGGCTCGCCGCAGGGGCGCACCGCCTGGCTCACCGAGCCCTACCTCACGCCGCCCGACGGTCAGGACGAGGACTACCGCGGCTATGCGACCCTGCCGGACAAGGACGTCCTGGCCCAGGTCCGGGCGGGTTTCGCCAACAACTGGCACGTCATCGCACACGTGAACGGCGACGCCGCCATCGACCAACTCCTCCAGTGCGTGCGCGCGGCCACCAAGGAAGCCGGGCAGGACCGGCGCACGACTGCCATCCACTGCCAGACCGCCCGCGAGGACCAGGTCGAGGCGTTTCGGGAACTCGGCATCATCCCGTCGTTCTTCTCCATGCATACCTACTACTGGGGCGACTGGTACCGCAAGACCGTGCTCGGCCCCGAACGGGCTGTCAACATCTCGCCGGCCCGGTGGGCGGTGGACCGCGGCATGGCCTACACCTCACATCACGACGCCCCCGTCGCCCTGCCCAACTCGATCGCCATCCTGTCCAGCCAGGTCACCCGTGTCACCCGGACCTCAGGAAGCGTCCTGGGCCCGGACCAGTGCGTGTCGGTCCTGGACGCGGTGAAGTCCATCACCATCAACGCCGCCCGCCAGTACTTCGAAGAGGACACCAAGGGCAGCATCGAGGTTGGCAAGCTCGCCGACTTTGTGATCCTCAGCCACAACCCGCTGACGATCCCCGAGCAAAAGATCAAGGACATCACCGTCGTGGAGACCATTAAGGAGGGCAGGACCGTCTTCCCGCCCCCTCCCGCACGCCCAGAGCCCGCCCCCGTCCTGCATAAGGCAATGTCCGCAGCCTTTGCCCACCACTGCTGA
- a CDS encoding SigE family RNA polymerase sigma factor: MKSAQEDQYLEFVAARAKALYRSAYVLAAGDTHLAEDLVQETLSRVYVHWKRVARADSPAAYAQTVLVRTSLTLRRRRSTGERPIGKMPDSAAAGPDAALRLTLLDALGQLPPRGRAVLLLRYWEDRSIEETAQMLKLSSSAVRSQGTRALNRVRALLGDSLSDLVPH, from the coding sequence GTGAAATCAGCACAGGAGGATCAGTACCTGGAGTTCGTGGCCGCGAGGGCGAAGGCGCTGTACCGCTCGGCGTACGTTCTCGCGGCGGGCGACACACATCTTGCCGAGGACCTGGTCCAGGAAACCCTCAGCCGGGTGTACGTGCATTGGAAGCGGGTGGCCAGAGCGGACAGCCCGGCGGCCTACGCCCAGACGGTTCTGGTCCGCACCTCCCTCACCCTGCGGCGTCGGCGAAGCACCGGCGAGCGCCCCATCGGGAAGATGCCCGACAGCGCGGCGGCCGGCCCGGACGCCGCACTGCGGCTCACCCTGCTGGACGCGCTCGGCCAACTGCCACCCCGAGGCCGGGCGGTGCTGCTGCTGCGCTACTGGGAGGACCGCAGCATCGAGGAGACCGCCCAGATGCTCAAGCTGAGCAGCAGCGCGGTCCGCTCCCAGGGCACCCGGGCACTCAACAGGGTGCGTGCGTTGCTCGGCGACAGCCTGTCCGACCTGGTTCCGCACTGA
- a CDS encoding PP2C family protein-serine/threonine phosphatase, with protein MNASGIDYEAVFQALPSAVALFTTDLVYVDVNEAFLSSMGRTRGQVVGRYLFDAFPDDPKDPAVTGMRKLQASLRWVAATGKRDAMTLHRYDVELPDRPGVWEERYWSPVNVPVFGPDGRVALLLHREEDITELVRTLSGRGSGDRPTVLEAELYTRAGELQGVNERLREAHACEHEVALSLQEAMLPAPGPVRHHRAAVRYRPAVGGLNVCGDWYDLVDLPGDRIAVAVGDVVGCGLAAACVMGQLRSALSAASRVADGPAQALEALGLYARSVDGAESTTAVLSVIDGTNRTIAYSSAGHLPPALLHPDGTVDFLDQATDPPLGARPEHIPRPQAETAFTEGATLVLYTDGLIERRSEDIDVGLTRLADSLARHQGADPETLADALLADLTPPAGAIDDTALVVLRL; from the coding sequence GTGAACGCATCTGGGATCGACTACGAGGCGGTATTCCAGGCGCTGCCGAGCGCGGTAGCCCTGTTCACCACGGACCTGGTGTACGTCGACGTCAACGAGGCGTTCCTGAGCAGCATGGGGCGTACCCGTGGCCAGGTGGTAGGCCGCTACCTGTTTGATGCCTTCCCCGACGACCCCAAGGACCCTGCCGTAACCGGTATGCGCAAGCTGCAGGCATCGCTGCGGTGGGTGGCTGCCACAGGGAAGCGCGACGCCATGACGCTGCACCGCTACGACGTGGAGCTCCCGGACCGGCCCGGGGTGTGGGAGGAGCGGTACTGGAGTCCGGTGAACGTCCCCGTCTTCGGCCCGGACGGGCGGGTGGCGCTGCTGCTGCACCGGGAGGAGGACATCACCGAGCTGGTCCGCACCCTCAGTGGCCGAGGCAGCGGGGACCGGCCGACGGTACTGGAAGCCGAGCTGTACACCCGGGCCGGGGAACTCCAGGGGGTCAACGAACGGCTGCGTGAGGCGCACGCCTGCGAACACGAAGTCGCCCTGAGCCTGCAAGAGGCGATGCTGCCCGCCCCCGGGCCTGTGAGGCATCACCGCGCAGCAGTGCGCTACCGCCCGGCGGTCGGGGGGCTGAACGTGTGCGGGGACTGGTACGACCTCGTCGACCTGCCTGGCGACCGCATCGCGGTGGCCGTCGGCGATGTCGTCGGCTGCGGCCTGGCCGCCGCCTGCGTCATGGGCCAGCTGCGCAGCGCCCTCAGCGCCGCTTCCCGCGTCGCCGACGGCCCCGCCCAGGCCCTGGAAGCCCTCGGCCTGTACGCCCGCTCGGTCGACGGCGCGGAATCGACAACGGCCGTCTTGTCCGTCATCGACGGCACCAACCGCACCATCGCCTACAGCAGCGCCGGCCACCTTCCACCAGCTCTGCTGCACCCTGACGGCACCGTGGACTTCCTCGACCAGGCCACCGACCCCCCGCTCGGCGCCCGCCCCGAACATATCCCCCGCCCCCAGGCCGAGACCGCGTTCACCGAGGGGGCCACCCTTGTGCTGTACACCGACGGGCTGATCGAGCGCCGCAGCGAGGACATCGATGTCGGCCTGACCCGACTTGCCGACTCCCTCGCCCGCCACCAGGGCGCCGATCCCGAAACGCTCGCCGACGCCCTCCTGGCTGACCTGACCCCACCTGCCGGTGCCATCGACGACACCGCCCTGGTCGTCCTACGCCTGTGA
- a CDS encoding NAD-dependent epimerase/dehydratase family protein, producing the protein MRLLVMGGTWFLGRHIAEEALARGWDVTTFNRGRTGKDVSGVKLVHGDRTVIDDVRGLAAHGPWDAVIDTSSSELPPRDVLLAASTLKDCAARWVHVSTVSVYRGWPHHHLTDGSELLECPADADESYGYTGEDGSPTVYGYQKAGGERAVTESFAGRSVILRPGVILGPGEYVGRLPWWLRRAHQGGHVLAPAPRKQLIQPVDVRDVAAFALHQAASDETSSYNVTHPEGITFEDFVAACLEATGGAGRPVWVDPAILIENGVKQWTELPLWRTHGGVWSVDSSHAVAAGLRCRPLRETIRDTWNWLQNDGCPVDHPRWAEHGISPEKEEKILASL; encoded by the coding sequence ATGAGACTCCTCGTGATGGGTGGCACTTGGTTCTTGGGCAGGCACATTGCCGAAGAGGCCCTGGCCAGGGGCTGGGACGTGACGACCTTCAACCGGGGTCGGACCGGCAAGGACGTGTCCGGAGTCAAGCTTGTTCACGGGGACCGAACCGTCATCGACGACGTGCGGGGGCTCGCAGCGCATGGTCCGTGGGATGCCGTCATCGACACATCGAGTTCCGAGTTGCCGCCACGCGATGTGCTGCTGGCGGCCTCGACGCTGAAGGACTGTGCTGCCCGCTGGGTTCACGTCTCTACCGTGTCCGTTTACCGAGGCTGGCCCCACCACCACCTGACTGACGGCTCAGAGCTTTTGGAGTGCCCGGCGGACGCGGATGAAAGTTACGGCTATACCGGCGAGGACGGCAGCCCGACGGTCTACGGCTACCAGAAAGCGGGTGGCGAGCGAGCCGTGACCGAGTCATTCGCCGGCCGATCCGTAATCCTTCGCCCTGGCGTGATCCTCGGCCCTGGCGAGTACGTCGGACGCCTGCCGTGGTGGCTGCGCCGTGCACATCAGGGAGGTCACGTCCTGGCGCCCGCACCTAGAAAGCAGCTGATCCAGCCGGTGGACGTCCGCGATGTTGCTGCTTTCGCGCTCCATCAGGCCGCAAGCGATGAGACCAGCAGTTACAACGTCACCCACCCGGAAGGCATCACTTTCGAGGACTTCGTGGCGGCCTGCCTAGAAGCCACGGGCGGAGCCGGGCGCCCCGTATGGGTGGACCCCGCCATCCTCATCGAAAACGGCGTGAAGCAGTGGACCGAACTTCCCCTGTGGCGTACCCACGGCGGTGTCTGGTCAGTGGATTCGAGTCACGCTGTTGCCGCAGGACTCCGCTGCCGGCCGCTGCGCGAGACCATTCGCGACACCTGGAATTGGCTGCAGAACGACGGCTGTCCCGTGGACCACCCGCGGTGGGCGGAACACGGGATCAGCCCTGAGAAGGAGGAGAAGATTCTCGCTTCGCTCTGA
- a CDS encoding DNA-binding protein yields MHPDVPTFDLEAEIAMTAHEAQDDAGAAAASSVSDLTVDQLRDDVHALARNYGNLTALDVWQQAKNLREDVQNNRDRTAVPAQQQALLILAGEASALLATAAFDLGSLDAAKRLARTAALYGETARYEPLRAYAAGSLAYIAYYSGDLSLAPVHARHALTYGGLGDVAARRLHSIEARAYGHLGHTKAARRALSMSEEVDTDTTDELHDCVGGEFGFADDRLAMSNASTALLLGDGRTAEVSALRALELVAAKPAKHRSSIVSGKASADLATARLLTNNLDGAAEAIEAMLSINSTHRGTGLVTRAMSLRRALTQQHLQGTALAADLGERLEEFTRFPVQHQLLPPYGMPALDA; encoded by the coding sequence GTGCACCCCGATGTACCGACGTTCGACTTGGAAGCCGAGATCGCAATGACCGCACATGAAGCACAGGACGATGCTGGCGCCGCTGCCGCATCCTCCGTCTCCGACCTGACCGTCGACCAACTGCGTGACGACGTACACGCGCTGGCCAGGAACTACGGCAACTTGACGGCTCTCGACGTCTGGCAGCAAGCCAAGAATCTGCGGGAGGACGTGCAGAACAACCGCGACCGCACCGCCGTCCCCGCTCAGCAACAAGCGCTGCTCATTCTCGCGGGCGAGGCATCCGCGCTGCTGGCTACCGCTGCGTTCGACCTGGGCTCTCTCGACGCAGCCAAGCGTCTGGCACGCACGGCTGCACTCTACGGCGAGACCGCGCGGTACGAGCCGCTACGTGCCTATGCCGCAGGCAGCCTCGCTTACATCGCCTACTACTCCGGCGATCTGTCGCTGGCCCCTGTCCACGCCCGACACGCGCTCACCTACGGAGGTCTTGGAGACGTAGCGGCGCGGCGTCTTCACTCGATCGAGGCTCGGGCCTATGGACACCTTGGGCATACAAAGGCAGCCCGACGTGCACTGAGCATGTCGGAAGAGGTGGACACCGACACCACGGACGAACTACACGACTGCGTTGGCGGCGAGTTCGGGTTCGCCGACGACCGGTTGGCCATGTCGAATGCCTCGACCGCTTTGCTCCTGGGCGACGGCCGCACCGCGGAGGTGTCAGCCCTGCGGGCGCTTGAACTTGTGGCGGCCAAGCCGGCTAAGCACCGATCCTCCATCGTTTCCGGAAAGGCATCAGCCGACCTCGCCACGGCCCGGCTGCTGACGAATAATCTGGACGGGGCAGCAGAAGCCATTGAGGCGATGCTGTCGATCAACAGCACGCATCGGGGGACCGGGCTCGTGACCAGGGCTATGAGTCTGCGGCGCGCTCTCACCCAGCAGCACCTGCAGGGGACGGCCCTCGCCGCCGATCTCGGCGAGCGGCTGGAGGAGTTCACCCGCTTTCCAGTCCAGCATCAGCTCCTCCCCCCGTACGGAATGCCCGCGCTGGACGCCTGA
- a CDS encoding radical SAM protein: MIEYRKSGLSLNWIVGCPLECGYCVRHLFDNFEMKVPRRLMSDEEAVTRLVSHPYFRAHKTPIQLLNRATDPMLPIVKPHVFNVLRNLDEQGLTNHVLIITRWRVTPKDCAVLNSFTNLRLTVLVTHSNIADPAIEPVDSRIAAESLRTLYEHAERYRTVLYWRPIVPGLNDSDTDIERARELSQHAHATVFTGLFFREEIASYYESHGLPMPYDETARRKITPEAAEERILAAFQDSAWGALFRKTSCGVAYAHKEADYNGHYGVRELCDICPEDQIARCQAAWVKPDLATVTQEARVLGATGEIEINDRAIVVEGLDEPPRYFLQHGFGYQCHDRSKPHHHRQHGRAPIGWKAGNGTGAA; the protein is encoded by the coding sequence GTGATCGAGTACCGCAAGTCGGGTCTGTCGCTGAACTGGATCGTCGGCTGCCCGCTGGAGTGCGGATACTGCGTCCGGCACCTCTTCGACAACTTCGAGATGAAGGTTCCCCGCCGCCTGATGAGCGACGAGGAGGCCGTCACCCGCCTCGTCAGCCACCCGTACTTCCGGGCCCACAAGACGCCCATCCAGCTTCTCAACCGGGCCACCGACCCCATGCTGCCGATCGTCAAGCCGCATGTTTTCAACGTGCTGCGGAACCTGGACGAGCAGGGCCTGACCAATCACGTCCTGATCATCACTCGGTGGCGGGTGACCCCCAAGGACTGCGCCGTCCTCAACAGCTTCACGAACCTGCGTCTGACCGTGCTGGTCACGCACTCCAACATCGCCGACCCGGCCATCGAGCCCGTGGACTCCCGCATCGCCGCAGAGAGCCTGCGCACCCTGTACGAGCACGCCGAGCGGTACCGCACCGTCCTGTACTGGCGGCCGATCGTGCCCGGCCTGAACGACTCCGACACCGACATCGAGCGGGCCCGGGAGCTGTCCCAGCACGCACACGCCACCGTCTTCACTGGCCTGTTCTTCCGCGAGGAGATCGCCTCCTACTACGAGTCGCACGGCCTGCCGATGCCGTACGACGAGACGGCACGGCGGAAGATCACGCCGGAGGCCGCCGAAGAGCGGATACTCGCCGCCTTCCAAGACAGCGCCTGGGGGGCTCTGTTCCGCAAGACGAGCTGCGGTGTCGCCTACGCCCACAAAGAGGCCGACTACAACGGCCACTACGGCGTCCGCGAGCTGTGCGACATCTGTCCCGAGGACCAGATCGCGCGATGCCAGGCGGCGTGGGTCAAGCCGGATCTGGCGACAGTCACCCAGGAAGCCCGAGTCCTCGGCGCAACGGGTGAGATTGAGATCAACGATCGTGCCATCGTCGTGGAGGGACTGGACGAACCGCCGCGCTACTTCCTCCAGCACGGCTTCGGCTACCAGTGCCACGACCGAAGCAAGCCTCACCACCACCGCCAGCACGGCCGTGCTCCCATCGGCTGGAAGGCGGGGAACGGAACCGGAGCCGCATGA
- a CDS encoding 3'-5' exonuclease, whose amino-acid sequence MNFSSWPSLLVVDVEGNGTNPPDLVEVAALPVRDGRPDTSTAGAWLTKPRRPVTPFAARVHGLTNLRLEREPGWEEIADKVHTLLGDSWICAHNAHVDYKVLSAHLPQWRPAGVLDTLRLAKATYPGLPKYSLDALIEHVQPDLRAASAQRHRATFDAYATAQLLIAMAAHYDTWDQLVAAAVPPGPPGAPEPEEEPTLW is encoded by the coding sequence ATGAACTTCTCCTCCTGGCCCTCACTCCTCGTTGTCGATGTCGAGGGCAACGGCACCAACCCGCCCGACCTGGTCGAGGTCGCCGCGCTTCCCGTACGTGACGGGCGGCCGGACACGAGTACGGCAGGGGCGTGGCTGACCAAGCCGCGCCGCCCCGTCACGCCGTTCGCCGCCCGCGTCCATGGCCTGACCAATCTGCGGCTGGAGCGCGAGCCGGGCTGGGAGGAGATCGCCGACAAGGTCCACACGCTCCTGGGTGACTCGTGGATCTGCGCCCACAACGCGCATGTGGATTACAAGGTGCTGTCGGCGCACCTTCCGCAATGGCGGCCGGCCGGAGTGCTCGACACGCTCCGTCTGGCCAAGGCCACCTACCCGGGCCTGCCGAAATACTCGCTCGACGCCCTGATCGAGCACGTCCAGCCGGACCTGCGCGCGGCCTCCGCACAGCGGCACCGCGCCACGTTCGACGCCTATGCCACGGCGCAGCTTCTGATCGCCATGGCCGCCCACTACGACACCTGGGACCAGCTCGTCGCCGCGGCTGTGCCGCCCGGCCCGCCCGGAGCCCCCGAACCAGAAGAGGAACCCACCCTGTGGTGA
- a CDS encoding AAA family ATPase: protein MTTTSPIRIGVLGAHSTGKTMLLKRIEMELRGNGVTPARTGSIGKRAALNGLPKMQKHTVASTEWIITQGIADEIAAAAQGADVILADRAAHDALAYFNAALQFRGEQIHRLERERLLLLASTQLPKYDLLLATVLDKTIPVEQKHDYDPRYRVLVDHHVHALLAAETIPHLRVTSDPASQANAVAQALEIYLKAAAV from the coding sequence GTGACTACGACTTCGCCCATTCGTATCGGCGTGCTCGGCGCTCATTCCACTGGCAAGACCATGCTGCTCAAGCGCATCGAGATGGAGCTGCGAGGCAACGGTGTGACCCCGGCGAGGACCGGCAGCATCGGGAAGCGTGCCGCCCTCAACGGGCTGCCCAAGATGCAGAAGCACACCGTGGCGTCCACCGAGTGGATCATTACGCAGGGCATCGCCGACGAGATCGCCGCAGCCGCCCAGGGCGCGGACGTCATCCTGGCGGACCGCGCTGCCCACGACGCCCTCGCCTACTTCAACGCCGCTCTTCAGTTCCGCGGTGAGCAGATCCACCGCTTGGAGCGGGAGCGGCTGCTGCTATTGGCTTCTACACAGTTGCCGAAGTACGACCTGCTCCTGGCGACGGTGCTCGACAAGACGATTCCGGTCGAGCAGAAGCACGACTACGACCCCCGGTACCGCGTACTGGTCGACCACCACGTACACGCGCTCCTCGCCGCCGAGACGATTCCCCACCTGCGCGTCACCAGCGACCCCGCCAGCCAGGCGAACGCCGTCGCACAGGCACTTGAGATCTACCTCAAGGCGGCCGCCGTATGA
- a CDS encoding aldo/keto reductase, with amino-acid sequence MNAARPGGVIGLAGKTVSRLGFGTMRLTGPGTWGDPVDRDQAVRVLRQAVHTHGITHIDTADAYGPHTAEHLIHDALYPYPQELLIATKVGMVRPAPNLWAPHGHPVYLRACVEASLRRLGTERLDLCYLHRIDPEVPLADQLGTLHALKDEGKIGHIGLSKVTSEDIRRAGKEVTIAAVQNVLNMTDRHDPALELCRDLGIPYVPYRPLDAGTLAKAHGVFAALNWLLQLGDIVAPIPSTSQPKHLEEIVRAVTAGGWS; translated from the coding sequence ATGAACGCCGCGCGGCCCGGGGGCGTGATCGGGCTCGCTGGAAAGACCGTGTCCCGCCTCGGATTCGGGACGATGCGGCTGACCGGGCCCGGCACCTGGGGCGACCCCGTCGACCGCGACCAGGCGGTGCGTGTCCTCCGGCAGGCCGTCCACACCCACGGCATCACGCACATCGACACCGCGGACGCCTACGGCCCACACACCGCCGAGCACCTGATCCACGATGCGCTGTACCCGTACCCCCAGGAACTGCTGATCGCGACGAAGGTCGGCATGGTGCGACCGGCCCCCAACCTGTGGGCGCCACACGGCCACCCCGTCTATCTGCGGGCCTGCGTCGAAGCCAGCCTCCGCCGACTGGGCACAGAGCGGCTGGACCTGTGCTACCTGCACCGCATCGACCCGGAAGTGCCGCTCGCGGACCAGCTCGGCACCCTCCACGCGCTCAAGGACGAAGGCAAGATCGGGCACATCGGCCTCTCGAAGGTCACTTCCGAAGACATCCGCAGAGCCGGGAAAGAGGTGACCATCGCGGCGGTCCAGAACGTGCTCAACATGACCGACCGCCACGATCCAGCCCTCGAACTCTGCCGAGACCTCGGCATCCCCTACGTGCCCTACCGGCCACTCGACGCGGGCACTCTGGCGAAAGCTCACGGGGTATTCGCCGCCCTCAACTGGCTTCTCCAGCTCGGCGATATCGTGGCGCCCATCCCCAGCACGAGCCAGCCGAAACACCTCGAAGAGATCGTGAGAGCCGTAACGGCCGGGGGCTGGTCCTGA
- a CDS encoding response regulator transcription factor, producing the protein MADTVSEDVLVLLRKTRRTSTTRVLLILAELTEQAVFRAVGCGVAGLVPRSEATPEHLVHVIETVAAGDGYMPPNLLGALMSEVGTLQENVLLPQGRHFSGLSAREIDVLRLVAEGHDTEVIATKLAYSERTIKNALQGVMTRYQLRNRSHAVAFAMRQGLI; encoded by the coding sequence GTGGCCGACACCGTCAGCGAGGATGTACTGGTGCTGCTGCGCAAGACCCGGCGTACCAGCACCACCCGCGTCCTCCTCATCCTGGCTGAACTCACGGAGCAGGCGGTGTTCAGGGCAGTGGGGTGCGGGGTGGCGGGGCTCGTGCCCCGCAGCGAGGCCACGCCGGAACATCTGGTCCACGTCATAGAGACCGTGGCGGCGGGCGACGGCTACATGCCCCCCAACCTGCTGGGGGCGCTCATGTCGGAAGTTGGCACGCTGCAGGAGAACGTGCTCCTCCCGCAGGGACGGCACTTCAGCGGTCTGTCCGCCCGTGAGATCGACGTGCTCCGCCTCGTCGCCGAAGGACACGACACCGAAGTCATCGCGACGAAGCTCGCCTATTCCGAGCGCACGATCAAGAACGCGCTGCAAGGGGTGATGACCCGCTACCAGCTTCGCAACCGGAGCCACGCCGTTGCGTTCGCGATGCGCCAGGGCTTGATCTGA